The Mobula birostris isolate sMobBir1 chromosome 11, sMobBir1.hap1, whole genome shotgun sequence genome has a segment encoding these proteins:
- the timm8b gene encoding mitochondrial import inner membrane translocase subunit Tim8 B: MEDLDAAAVSPAEQTELSRMMAVEQQKAQFQLRVHGFTDVCWDKCVDKPGSKLDSRTESCLVSCVERFVDTTLAITNRFAQMVQKGGH, translated from the coding sequence ATGGAGGATCTGGACGCGGCGGCGGTGAGCCCCGCCGAGCAGACGGAGCTGTCGCGGATGATGGCCGTCGAGCAGCAGAAGGCTCAGTTCCAGCTGCGGGTGCACGGTTTCACCGACGTGTGCTGGGACAAGTGCGTGGACAAGCCGGGCTCGAAGCTGGACTCGCGGACCGAGAGCTGCCTGGTCAGCTGCGTGGAGCGCTTCGTGGACACCACGCTGGCCATCACCAACCGCTTCGCGCAGATGGTGCAGAAGGGGGGACACTGA